From one Treponema denticola genomic stretch:
- a CDS encoding ABC transporter permease — MIEAALVILKMSAPLLFLVLGALLTEYSGSLAVFMEGAVILSAFFCALITIISGNPFLGFIVSVLLTSFILYLLALFTVKTRANYFLTGLSLNLFAAGFVPWASELFLKKGGVLSFEDFEASSHLVPVNNLNPFFAGLILAIVIFVLLKYSSKGISLKYSGEAPDVLIAHGINPNNYKIFSWTIAGFFAACAGSTLVFRLAAYTPNISAGRGWTALAAIFLGNKNPLLCTLAVLLFSSAEYAVNIMQGAVKIPSGILLAVPYITALIFFIAAPSVRKR; from the coding sequence ATGATTGAAGCCGCATTAGTCATCTTAAAAATGTCGGCTCCTCTTTTGTTCTTAGTTTTGGGAGCTCTCCTTACCGAATATTCAGGCTCCCTTGCGGTTTTTATGGAAGGCGCCGTTATCTTATCTGCATTTTTTTGTGCTCTTATAACCATAATAAGCGGCAATCCCTTTTTGGGTTTTATAGTTTCCGTGCTTTTAACTTCTTTTATTCTTTATTTGCTTGCATTGTTTACCGTTAAAACAAGGGCAAATTATTTCTTAACCGGCCTTTCTTTAAACCTATTTGCAGCCGGCTTTGTGCCTTGGGCATCGGAACTCTTTTTAAAAAAAGGCGGAGTGCTTTCCTTTGAAGACTTTGAAGCCTCCTCCCATCTTGTTCCCGTAAATAACCTTAATCCGTTTTTTGCCGGCTTAATTTTGGCCATTGTAATCTTTGTGCTGTTAAAATACAGCTCCAAGGGAATCAGCTTAAAATATTCAGGTGAGGCACCCGACGTACTAATTGCTCACGGAATAAATCCCAATAATTATAAAATATTTTCATGGACCATCGCAGGTTTTTTTGCAGCTTGTGCAGGATCGACTCTTGTGTTCCGTCTTGCCGCCTATACTCCGAATATAAGTGCGGGAAGAGGATGGACTGCCTTAGCTGCAATCTTTTTGGGAAATAAAAATCCTCTTTTATGCACCCTCGCTGTCTTGCTTTTTTCTTCAGCTGAATATGCTGTAAATATCATGCAGGGTGCAGTTAAAATCCCATCAGGAATTTTATTGGCTGTTCCTTACATTACGGCTCTTATATTTTTTATTGCAGCGCCTTCCGTTAGAAAAAGGTAA
- the dinB gene encoding DNA polymerase IV, with protein MTAEKVFFHVDIDAFFASVEQLDNPEYKGKPVIVGGQSERGVVSTCSYEARKFGVHSAMPILQAKKLCPSGIFLRCRMDRYHEKSKEVMAIFKDFTPEIKQISVDEAFLNMTGMEKIFGTPKNSALLLKKTIKEKTGLTVSVGCAQNKYIAKIASGRSKPDGLFIVKAGEEIDFMKSLPLKDVWGVGGKTRERLIAAGLTTVPQIFNSSEHLLQSILGNASGSFLFQAVRGELYDVFSDDVKSHSISTERTFEHDLFSHAEIDDVMFYLASELMYRIFDEKIKGKTVSVKIRYNDFTTVSVQSTGAVVNDTQDLFERAKELFYKKFDNKTPIRLLGLCIMNIESAIPEVQTELFYSEKNVKKRKIEETMYALTKKEGKNILKPARLLKKDKDGRE; from the coding sequence ATGACGGCGGAAAAAGTTTTTTTTCATGTTGATATAGATGCTTTTTTTGCTTCCGTTGAGCAGCTTGATAATCCCGAGTATAAGGGTAAGCCTGTAATTGTCGGCGGTCAATCGGAAAGAGGTGTTGTTTCCACTTGTTCCTATGAAGCCCGAAAATTTGGAGTTCATTCCGCCATGCCGATTTTACAGGCTAAAAAGCTTTGTCCGAGCGGTATATTTTTAAGATGCCGCATGGATCGATATCATGAAAAATCAAAAGAAGTCATGGCTATTTTTAAAGATTTTACTCCCGAAATAAAACAAATTTCCGTGGATGAAGCATTTTTAAATATGACGGGAATGGAAAAAATATTCGGTACTCCTAAAAATTCAGCACTTCTATTAAAAAAAACTATAAAAGAAAAAACGGGCTTAACCGTTTCTGTGGGCTGTGCTCAAAATAAATATATTGCAAAGATAGCATCCGGCCGCTCAAAGCCTGACGGACTTTTTATTGTAAAGGCCGGTGAAGAAATTGATTTTATGAAAAGCCTTCCCTTAAAGGATGTATGGGGAGTAGGAGGAAAAACGCGAGAAAGACTTATTGCTGCAGGTTTGACTACCGTGCCCCAAATTTTTAATTCAAGCGAACATCTTTTACAAAGTATTTTAGGAAATGCATCCGGCAGTTTTTTATTTCAGGCTGTACGAGGAGAGCTTTATGATGTTTTTAGTGATGATGTTAAATCTCATTCGATAAGTACGGAACGCACTTTTGAGCATGATTTATTTTCTCATGCTGAGATAGATGATGTTATGTTTTATCTTGCATCTGAGCTTATGTATAGAATATTTGATGAGAAGATAAAAGGGAAAACCGTTTCAGTGAAAATACGCTATAATGATTTTACTACTGTTTCAGTTCAATCGACGGGAGCGGTTGTTAATGATACTCAAGACTTATTTGAGCGGGCTAAAGAACTTTTTTATAAAAAATTCGATAATAAAACTCCCATAAGACTGCTTGGTTTGTGTATTATGAATATTGAATCAGCCATTCCCGAAGTGCAAACAGAATTATTTTACAGTGAAAAGAATGTAAAAAAAAGAAAGATTGAAGAAACTATGTATGCTCTCACAAAAAAAGAGGGAAAGAATATTTTAAAACCTGCGCGCCTTTTAAAAAAAGATAAGGATGGCCGTGAATGA
- a CDS encoding chloride channel protein translates to MKRTFFLILLFFFLQTAYSESTIYELGPKSEDIIVFTAARNQNNESTFSTELLENFAKELKEFPLQIRVIIAITDNDFPDLPESINIIESQNTKKLISKINESKSSLVFVLSDGPSDRAVLSAGAVKKTSPPWMLKDLQEILQKQNISVDFKYNNIILYRLGIISDNMLTEYLKEGIPAIRISYGADIRPVLISLINTYTQGISSEWDKHYNIKNFFGLRIISEKILVILIIVVALLGLFYIFIFSFLFDRRREKNIRDLLLLWRVPVFFFIINLFALYMGEYLTTLLFSIKFGFQDSIKFLPVTAILLKLLFSIIIVSLFAYVSRYLKLPNNIFIYGYLVSIVCFLNIFIFSRVNLSLAIIVLEIYILSFFSYHFQKIYTQILFLILNILLLVYYFGDVLFIKDNLIDILFYANNTLASMFILPYMLMFIRLFMQLKKERPGIKYMHLKIIGSITLLTCVFIGLILIYPSFLHPKNKKEFILYNIENGNKYISVISDIKNDPEKIDEDKEFYRLSNIKEDDFIKVQSGTQNYLERIIGEVNINPLVKAAVIQVIISRSDGFPVYEANMDFKKSNEGKNAEFISPINLTEPFSIKFSGEKNAVLHVKILAWFYDNPLNSDFEFLSDNLKNKKIIFHVIKEFDLIPKAES, encoded by the coding sequence TTGAAAAGGACTTTTTTTTTAATTTTATTATTTTTTTTCTTGCAGACTGCATATTCCGAAAGTACAATTTATGAGCTGGGACCTAAAAGTGAAGACATAATTGTTTTTACTGCTGCAAGGAATCAAAATAACGAGTCAACCTTTTCTACGGAACTTTTAGAAAATTTTGCAAAAGAGCTAAAGGAGTTTCCTCTTCAAATACGTGTTATAATTGCAATTACCGATAATGATTTTCCGGATCTGCCTGAAAGTATCAATATAATAGAATCTCAAAATACAAAAAAACTTATTTCAAAAATAAATGAAAGTAAATCAAGTCTTGTGTTTGTTTTATCGGATGGCCCTTCCGATAGAGCCGTATTGAGTGCCGGAGCTGTAAAAAAAACTTCGCCTCCATGGATGTTAAAAGATTTACAGGAGATTTTACAAAAGCAGAATATTTCTGTCGATTTTAAATATAATAATATTATCCTGTATCGTCTTGGTATTATCAGTGATAATATGCTGACTGAGTATTTAAAAGAAGGTATTCCTGCGATAAGAATATCTTATGGAGCCGATATACGCCCTGTTTTAATCTCTTTAATAAATACTTACACACAAGGAATTTCATCGGAATGGGATAAACATTATAATATAAAAAATTTTTTCGGTCTTAGAATTATAAGTGAAAAAATATTGGTAATTTTAATAATAGTTGTTGCCCTATTAGGTCTTTTTTATATCTTTATATTCAGTTTTTTATTTGACAGAAGAAGAGAAAAAAATATAAGAGATCTTCTGCTTTTATGGCGGGTTCCTGTTTTCTTTTTTATAATTAATTTATTTGCCCTATATATGGGAGAATATCTTACAACTCTTTTATTTTCTATTAAATTCGGTTTTCAAGATTCTATTAAATTTCTGCCTGTAACGGCTATTTTATTAAAATTATTATTTTCCATTATAATAGTTTCTTTATTTGCGTATGTAAGCAGATATTTAAAACTGCCTAATAATATTTTTATCTACGGATACTTGGTTAGTATCGTTTGCTTTTTAAATATATTTATTTTTTCGAGAGTAAATTTATCATTAGCAATTATAGTATTGGAAATTTATATTTTATCTTTTTTTTCTTATCACTTTCAAAAAATATACACTCAAATACTTTTTCTTATTTTAAATATCTTATTGTTGGTTTATTATTTTGGGGATGTGCTGTTCATTAAAGACAATCTTATTGATATTTTATTTTATGCAAATAATACGTTAGCTTCAATGTTTATCCTCCCATATATGTTAATGTTTATACGGTTATTTATGCAGTTAAAAAAAGAACGGCCGGGGATAAAATATATGCATCTCAAGATTATAGGATCTATAACATTGCTTACCTGCGTTTTTATTGGTTTGATTTTAATTTATCCGTCATTTTTGCATCCAAAAAATAAAAAGGAATTTATTTTATATAATATTGAAAATGGAAATAAATATATATCTGTTATTTCTGATATTAAAAACGATCCTGAAAAAATTGATGAAGATAAAGAGTTTTATCGATTATCAAATATTAAGGAAGATGATTTTATAAAAGTGCAGTCTGGAACGCAAAATTATCTTGAGCGTATTATAGGTGAAGTGAATATAAATCCTCTTGTTAAAGCTGCCGTTATACAGGTTATTATAAGCCGCAGTGACGGATTTCCTGTTTATGAAGCAAATATGGATTTTAAAAAATCGAATGAAGGAAAAAATGCGGAATTTATTTCGCCTATTAACTTAACGGAGCCTTTTTCTATAAAATTTTCAGGAGAAAAAAATGCTGTCTTGCATGTAAAAATTCTTGCATGGTTTTATGATAATCCGTTAAATTCTGATTTTGAATTTTTAAGCGATAATTTAAAGAATAAAAAAATCATTTTTCATGTTATAAAAGAATTTGATTTGATACCTAAAGCGGAGTCTTAA
- a CDS encoding patatin-like phospholipase family protein, with product MKWALVLSGGGAKGLAYIGMFKALEELEYPLPDCIVGCSMGAIIGGLYASGMTVDEMISFFLKDFNLTDYLDVSHLGFGLTKLTKLLQIGASLNNLISHQGADSGEKSLTLFKKLSCYQTFDQLKIPFYCNATDLCEGNEVVFDKGFLADAMRASYSYPGFFAPFNYNGKLFVDGCVKNNTPVWIAKEKGFKNILAVTLGTFKTINNDALDSSISVLTRCLEVAAIRSDYSVRNTPTHILDIDTDMVSHDFSDPLSQIQMGYSITMNNKKELLEFFQKGFSGFLNRRRMTKKTIKRLKNEKVF from the coding sequence ATGAAATGGGCATTGGTTTTATCGGGCGGAGGCGCAAAGGGTCTTGCCTACATAGGAATGTTTAAAGCTCTGGAAGAATTGGAATATCCGCTTCCTGATTGTATTGTCGGATGTTCTATGGGCGCAATTATCGGCGGGCTCTATGCTTCAGGCATGACCGTAGATGAAATGATTTCTTTCTTCTTAAAAGATTTTAATCTAACCGACTACTTGGATGTATCGCATTTGGGTTTTGGCCTGACTAAGCTGACAAAGCTTTTACAAATAGGAGCAAGTTTAAATAATTTAATTTCTCATCAGGGGGCAGACTCGGGCGAAAAAAGTTTAACTCTTTTTAAAAAACTTTCCTGTTATCAAACCTTTGATCAGCTTAAGATTCCTTTCTATTGTAATGCAACAGATTTATGCGAAGGGAACGAAGTGGTTTTTGATAAGGGCTTTTTAGCTGATGCGATGAGAGCTTCGTACTCCTATCCCGGTTTTTTTGCTCCGTTTAATTATAACGGGAAACTTTTTGTAGACGGTTGTGTAAAAAACAATACGCCTGTTTGGATTGCCAAGGAGAAAGGTTTTAAAAATATTTTGGCTGTAACGCTTGGGACTTTTAAGACGATAAATAATGATGCTCTGGATTCTTCAATTTCAGTTTTAACAAGATGTCTGGAAGTAGCTGCGATAAGATCCGATTATAGTGTACGCAATACTCCAACCCATATTCTTGATATTGATACGGATATGGTTTCTCATGACTTTTCAGATCCGCTCTCCCAAATTCAAATGGGATATTCTATAACTATGAATAATAAAAAAGAGCTCCTTGAATTCTTTCAAAAAGGATTTTCCGGTTTTTTGAACCGGAGGCGTATGACCAAAAAAACTATTAAAAGGTTAAAGAATGAAAAAGTTTTTTAA
- a CDS encoding ABC transporter permease has translation MKRYKFLSSGAAFFLGTLVIIIFISLGSQNPTEALSEFFFKPFSSVWYFGNMLNKTSLLLFAASGSLFAFKCGCFNLGGEGQIYFAGLLTGILLQNTWTEPVIQLVLTGLIVFFASGLIGLVSGFLKIKFNADELLTSFLISAAILPVVNYLIGNPLRDTSGNLLALPPIAETFELKSFLPPSSLNISFLFSIILVLFFILFFTKTKWGYRLRLSGTAPEFSKFAGFSVYAPPLAGMGISAGLHGLTGFFAITGTWYICHLSFSSGMGWSALAIALIAKNSFFAIIPAAFLYSWIQSASDAAVMSGSLVFDTAVFLQAVVFLFISANLLSLNLSLRLSKNISRIKTILLKRKEI, from the coding sequence TTGAAAAGGTATAAATTTTTAAGTTCGGGAGCAGCGTTTTTTCTCGGCACTCTGGTAATAATTATCTTTATTTCTCTGGGTTCTCAAAATCCTACGGAAGCCTTATCCGAATTTTTTTTTAAACCTTTTTCTTCCGTTTGGTATTTTGGAAACATGCTTAACAAAACTTCTCTTTTGTTGTTTGCAGCTTCAGGTTCTTTATTTGCTTTTAAATGCGGTTGCTTTAATTTGGGCGGAGAGGGGCAAATATATTTTGCAGGGCTTTTGACCGGAATACTTTTACAAAATACTTGGACGGAGCCAGTAATACAACTTGTTCTTACAGGCTTAATTGTTTTTTTTGCTTCGGGCTTAATCGGTCTTGTTTCAGGATTTTTAAAAATTAAATTTAATGCCGATGAGCTTTTAACTTCTTTTTTAATTTCTGCAGCTATATTGCCTGTCGTAAACTATCTTATCGGCAATCCTCTGCGGGATACATCGGGGAATTTACTTGCCTTGCCTCCCATAGCAGAAACTTTTGAGCTTAAAAGTTTTTTACCTCCGTCATCGTTAAATATTTCTTTTCTGTTTTCGATTATTTTGGTTTTGTTTTTTATTCTTTTTTTTACTAAAACAAAGTGGGGCTACCGCTTGCGGCTTTCGGGAACTGCTCCTGAGTTTTCCAAGTTTGCAGGTTTTTCGGTTTATGCTCCGCCTCTTGCAGGAATGGGTATTTCTGCAGGGCTTCACGGCTTAACAGGTTTTTTTGCAATTACAGGAACTTGGTATATTTGTCATCTTTCTTTTTCTTCGGGAATGGGATGGTCGGCTCTTGCGATAGCCTTAATTGCAAAAAATAGTTTCTTTGCAATTATTCCTGCCGCCTTCTTATACTCATGGATACAAAGTGCTTCCGATGCCGCAGTAATGTCCGGCTCCTTGGTTTTTGATACGGCTGTATTTTTACAGGCCGTAGTTTTTCTTTTTATTTCTGCAAACCTGTTGAGCTTAAACTTGAGCCTGCGCTTGAGTAAAAATATTTCACGGATAAAGACGATTCTTTTAAAAAGGAAGGAAATATGA
- a CDS encoding N-acetylneuraminate synthase family protein: MCTKYGTFKLGSEIFSVENPLTIAEIGTSHNGSIERAIKLIDAAQEAGARAVKFQIIYADEILHPNTGYVDLPTGKIPLYERFKSLELPVSFYKELAEYSRSKKLLFSASPFGFRSAEELAALKPDFIKIASPELNYVQLLKYCANFNIPMILSSGVSLLKDIEKAVSFLRSENKDLPLALLHCITSYPAPEKEYNVSVIKNLSRIFGIACGVSDHSLDPILVPALTLASGGFIIEKHICLSRKEEGLDDPVALEPDMFKKMCSAVNSFSKKTYDKIIEGLTKLNYSLELINEVIGSGEKKLSPAESKNYGRTNRSIHYLHDLKKGDVITDKDIAVLRTEKILSPGEAPEMFDSFIGAVLQRAVKSGEGLLIQDFLTRK; the protein is encoded by the coding sequence ATGTGCACAAAATATGGAACCTTTAAACTCGGTTCGGAAATTTTTTCAGTAGAAAATCCTCTTACGATTGCCGAAATAGGAACAAGCCATAACGGCTCTATTGAAAGGGCTATAAAATTGATAGATGCGGCTCAAGAAGCCGGAGCAAGGGCCGTAAAATTTCAAATTATTTATGCCGATGAAATTCTTCATCCGAATACGGGCTATGTGGATTTGCCTACGGGAAAGATTCCTCTTTATGAGCGTTTTAAAAGTTTGGAACTTCCCGTAAGCTTTTACAAAGAGCTTGCCGAATACAGCCGATCAAAAAAACTTTTGTTTTCGGCCAGCCCATTCGGATTTAGATCTGCTGAGGAACTTGCCGCATTAAAACCCGATTTTATAAAAATAGCTTCACCTGAACTTAATTATGTACAGCTTTTAAAATATTGCGCTAATTTTAATATTCCTATGATTTTATCGAGCGGGGTTTCCCTTTTAAAAGATATTGAAAAGGCTGTCAGTTTTTTACGTTCTGAAAATAAGGATTTGCCTCTGGCTCTGCTTCACTGTATTACATCTTATCCCGCGCCTGAAAAAGAATACAATGTTTCGGTGATAAAAAACTTGAGCCGTATCTTCGGTATTGCATGCGGTGTCAGCGATCATTCTTTAGATCCGATTTTAGTTCCGGCCTTAACGCTTGCATCAGGAGGCTTTATAATAGAAAAACATATCTGTCTTTCCCGTAAAGAAGAAGGCTTGGATGATCCTGTTGCCTTAGAGCCTGATATGTTTAAAAAAATGTGTTCCGCCGTAAATTCCTTTTCTAAAAAAACTTATGATAAAATTATAGAAGGCTTAACAAAATTAAACTATTCCCTTGAGCTTATAAACGAAGTTATCGGATCAGGAGAAAAAAAATTGAGTCCGGCTGAAAGTAAAAACTACGGACGCACAAATAGGTCTATTCATTATCTTCACGATTTAAAAAAAGGAGATGTAATAACCGATAAGGATATTGCCGTTTTAAGAACGGAAAAAATTTTATCTCCGGGAGAGGCTCCTGAGATGTTCGATAGTTTTATCGGAGCCGTTTTACAAAGAGCCGTTAAGTCCGGTGAAGGCCTATTGATACAAGATTTTCTTACAAGGAAATAA
- a CDS encoding J domain-containing protein, protein MSKNYYNDMGNILRDALTSDEDPFEAAAQRSNGRYRTMGGRMERRPPPKVDKEAIRVPVPPELVEDFAVLNVLSGVPLDECKRSWKRLIKKHHPDVQSSPSKQTEANMIIRRINNSYRKIETWFKTGKILSEKDLNS, encoded by the coding sequence ATGAGTAAAAACTATTATAATGACATGGGAAATATTTTACGGGATGCTCTTACTTCCGATGAAGATCCTTTTGAAGCGGCGGCTCAAAGATCAAACGGACGCTACCGTACTATGGGAGGACGGATGGAGAGGCGGCCGCCGCCTAAAGTAGATAAAGAGGCTATAAGGGTTCCCGTTCCTCCTGAACTTGTAGAAGATTTTGCCGTTTTAAATGTTTTATCGGGTGTGCCTCTTGATGAATGTAAAAGATCATGGAAGCGTTTAATAAAAAAGCATCATCCCGATGTTCAAAGCTCGCCTTCAAAGCAGACCGAAGCGAATATGATAATAAGGCGCATAAATAATTCTTATCGTAAAATAGAAACTTGGTTTAAGACAGGAAAGATTTTATCTGAAAAAGACTTAAACTCATAA
- a CDS encoding LemA family protein yields MSKGLKIGLIILAVVLVLVFSLYNFFVGTYNSIVKAEEGVKSAWSQVENVYQRRFDLIPNLVNTVKGYASHEAKVFTDIAEARSKAGGVMQVSDEVLNNQESFEKFQQAQSELGSALQRLLVITENYPELKANQNFMDLQTQLEGTENRIAVERKRYNEAVQSYNVYIRQFPRSIIANMNGFREKAYFKADDQASTAPKVNF; encoded by the coding sequence ATGAGTAAGGGTTTAAAAATCGGATTGATTATTTTGGCTGTTGTTCTTGTTTTGGTTTTCAGCTTATATAATTTTTTTGTAGGAACATATAATTCTATTGTTAAAGCAGAAGAAGGTGTAAAGTCTGCATGGAGTCAGGTAGAAAATGTTTATCAAAGACGTTTTGATTTAATTCCCAATTTGGTAAATACTGTAAAGGGATATGCGAGCCATGAAGCTAAGGTATTTACGGATATCGCAGAAGCAAGGTCAAAGGCCGGCGGGGTTATGCAGGTTTCCGATGAGGTTTTAAATAATCAGGAATCATTTGAAAAATTTCAACAGGCCCAAAGTGAACTTGGATCAGCCTTACAGCGTTTGTTGGTTATCACCGAAAACTATCCTGAGCTCAAGGCAAATCAAAACTTTATGGATTTACAAACTCAGCTTGAAGGAACGGAAAACCGTATTGCCGTTGAACGCAAAAGATATAACGAAGCCGTTCAATCATACAATGTTTATATAAGACAATTCCCGCGTTCCATTATTGCAAACATGAACGGCTTTAGAGAAAAGGCTTATTTTAAGGCCGATGATCAAGCCTCGACCGCTCCTAAGGTCAACTTTTAA
- a CDS encoding TPM domain-containing protein, which yields MQKDKILKKIIVLCFFIFYNFNSFGLAVPSLSGPVVDKAGILSRNEFNKIENFLLDLNNRSQIQIAVLIVPSLEGESIEDYSMQVAEKWKLGDKEKDSGALLLVAVKDKKLRIEVGYGLEQNLTDSRSGQIIRNFIAPQFRSGNYGEGIYDGIKAMAAYASEDESLLKEIAVSDEDDEGGFPHILLFLIFAYLMISKFLPGGLFWIFYLLSRRGRASSTGSFFGGSIGRSSGRGFSGGGFSGGGGSFGGGGASGGW from the coding sequence ATGCAAAAAGATAAAATCTTAAAAAAGATAATTGTTTTATGTTTTTTTATCTTTTATAATTTTAATTCTTTCGGCTTAGCCGTTCCTTCGCTTTCCGGCCCTGTAGTCGATAAGGCCGGAATTCTTTCGAGGAATGAATTTAATAAAATAGAAAATTTTCTTTTGGATTTGAACAATAGGTCTCAAATTCAAATAGCGGTTTTGATTGTTCCGTCCTTAGAAGGCGAATCTATTGAAGATTATTCTATGCAGGTTGCCGAAAAATGGAAGTTGGGTGATAAAGAAAAAGACAGTGGAGCTCTTTTGCTCGTTGCAGTTAAGGATAAAAAGCTTCGTATTGAAGTAGGTTACGGTCTTGAACAAAACTTGACCGATTCCAGAAGCGGTCAAATCATCCGAAACTTTATCGCTCCTCAATTCCGTTCCGGTAATTACGGTGAAGGAATCTATGACGGGATTAAAGCTATGGCGGCTTATGCCTCAGAAGATGAAAGCCTCTTAAAAGAAATCGCTGTCTCAGATGAAGATGATGAAGGCGGATTTCCGCACATTTTATTATTTTTAATTTTTGCCTATCTTATGATTTCAAAATTTCTTCCGGGCGGGCTTTTTTGGATATTCTACTTGCTTTCCCGAAGAGGCAGAGCGTCTTCAACAGGTTCCTTTTTCGGCGGCTCGATAGGAAGATCGTCAGGCCGTGGTTTTTCGGGCGGAGGATTTTCAGGAGGCGGCGGCAGCTTCGGCGGAGGCGGTGCTTCAGGAGGTTGGTAG
- a CDS encoding NusG domain II-containing protein, with translation MKKFFKKIRFFDVIILAVIISFITLTALFIYSSDNSALYLSVRTPKGDWIYPMNTDISFVVEGETGPVSIKIENNEAFVVSSTCSNKTCIRAPKLKNYGDWNACLPNKVFLSVEKK, from the coding sequence ATGAAAAAGTTTTTTAAAAAAATTAGATTTTTTGATGTTATAATCCTTGCTGTAATTATTTCATTTATAACTTTGACGGCTCTTTTTATATATTCTTCAGATAATTCGGCTCTCTATTTATCGGTGCGGACACCGAAAGGAGATTGGATCTATCCTATGAATACGGATATATCTTTTGTTGTTGAAGGTGAAACCGGGCCTGTAAGTATAAAAATCGAAAACAATGAAGCCTTTGTTGTCAGCTCAACTTGTTCGAATAAAACCTGTATAAGGGCTCCGAAATTAAAAAATTACGGCGACTGGAATGCCTGTCTTCCAAATAAGGTCTTTTTATCCGTAGAAAAAAAATAA
- a CDS encoding glycerophosphodiester phosphodiesterase: MSKVLNFAHRGFRSKYPENTMLAFSKAADLGVDGIEFDVHLSFDGVPVIIHDEALDRTCNASGLVKDFSFADLKKINAAANFKSSEAASGIKHLDEKIPSLEEYFDFIKNKDIISNIELKTGVFEYPEIEERVYALLKKYNLQDKCIISSFNHESVLRMKKINSSLVCGFLVDSWDLHPTAYLKKYGVECYHPPAYRLTKEFVDELHNESLRVNAWFGAIQTDYSKILSTGLDSIITDYPDKIAALL, from the coding sequence ATGAGTAAGGTTCTTAATTTTGCCCATAGAGGTTTCCGAAGTAAGTATCCTGAAAACACGATGCTTGCTTTTTCTAAAGCAGCTGACCTAGGTGTTGACGGCATAGAGTTTGATGTTCATCTTTCTTTCGACGGTGTACCCGTTATTATTCATGATGAAGCATTGGATAGAACCTGTAATGCTTCAGGTCTTGTAAAAGATTTTTCCTTTGCCGACTTAAAAAAAATAAATGCCGCAGCAAATTTTAAAAGTTCGGAAGCTGCAAGCGGAATAAAACATTTGGATGAAAAGATTCCTTCTCTTGAAGAATATTTTGATTTTATAAAGAATAAAGATATTATTTCCAACATTGAATTAAAGACAGGTGTCTTTGAATATCCGGAAATAGAAGAAAGAGTATATGCTCTTTTAAAAAAATATAATCTGCAAGATAAATGTATAATTTCTTCTTTTAATCATGAAAGTGTTTTGAGGATGAAAAAGATAAACTCTTCTCTTGTATGCGGCTTTTTGGTTGACTCTTGGGATTTGCATCCGACCGCTTATTTAAAGAAGTACGGTGTAGAATGTTATCATCCCCCTGCATATAGGCTTACAAAAGAATTCGTAGATGAGCTCCATAATGAAAGTCTTAGGGTCAATGCTTGGTTCGGGGCAATCCAGACAGATTATTCAAAAATTTTAAGCACAGGTTTGGATTCAATTATAACGGACTATCCCGATAAAATTGCCGCTTTATTGTGA